The following nucleotide sequence is from Candidatus Margulisiibacteriota bacterium.
TCTATTAAAGATTTTATTTCAGGAATAAATTCAATAAGCCCTTCTGGCAACAAGACAACTCCGTGGTTCAGACGTTCTTTTGATCTTAAAACAATGGTTCGCGCAATCATTAACCCAATATCAGAGAGACTCATATTTTTAGCTTGTATTTCTTCTCCGATAAGCGTGACTGCTGGATGTGTTTTTAGAGCAACTTCCAGAGTTATATGGCTTGCGCTTCTTCCCATAAGTTTTACAAAATGATACATTTGGTCTGTAGAGTTAGCATCACTTTGAATACCTGCAACTTTTAACGTGTATATCATTGTTGCAGTATGAAAACCAAAGGAAATTGGTAAAACAGAACTAGAGCCTGGTAAAATAGGACCAAAACGTAGGTCTCCATCAATAGTTTTGGGAACTCCAATTATTTGGCAGCTCTTTTTAAGTAGCCCCGATTGTTTCCATAAGATGGCTTTTTCTGCAAGAATAGCTGCGTTAGTATTGGAATCGTCGCCGCCAATAATGATTATGCCATCAAGGGCATTTTTGTTAATAACATCAAGTACCCTTTGAAATTGTTCATCTGTTTTAATTTTGGTTCTGTCTGTTTGTAAAAGGTTGAAGCCACCTTTATTAAGGAAAGATTCAATAAGTTGATCTGAAAGTTCAAAAAGATTACCTTTGATTAATCCACCTGGACCTTTTAAAACCCCAAACAGAGTATTGTTTGGACCAAGGGCCTTTTTGATTCCGTTAACTACATTGTGTCCTCCAGGAGCTGGTCCACCAGAGAAAAGAACGGCGTACCTTTTACCAGAAGGAATTGTAGTTAGTTTATCACCTACTGTTAAAATTCCAGTATTTTTTTTTGTTAAATTTGGAAATAAACTAGCAACTTCGGAAAAGGTTTGTGAGTTTATTACAGTGGTGTTTCTGGAAAAATTGATAGGAACGATGTTTCCATTTACATCAATGAATTGTCGACATACAGCAACTGGGAATGTTTTTAAATTTAATCCATGTGTACTATCAGAACTTAGCATAATTCGTAAGTGTCCTAAATGCCAATCAACATCAGTTTTTGTTATTTTTGAACTTACTATTTTAGTTTGCATTTTATTCCTTTGTTCGTTTATGTAAATCGTTGTTTCAATGTCGCAGTAGATTATCGTAAGATGTTTTAACATATTTCATAATTTTCTTATTAAGATTTTCTGTTTAATTTGTTTCGATTATTCCTGAGTTAAGAGCACTGAGCCCTCTTGTGATTATTTAACGTATATTTTCGCCCGTAAATCTAAAAAGATAAATGAAGCTATACTCCTGTCCGAAGTTTCTGTAAAATGGTTAGCAATACGATAAAAAAGGGAAAGGTTAAATGTTTAAATTATTCAAAACATTAGACGCCAGTAAAACGACGAACAAACTGTTTTTCGTTGGACTAGGCAATCCTGGCTCGGAATATGCTAAAACGAGACATAATGTAGGATATATGGCCTTAGATAGACTGATTGAGCATTGGGG
It contains:
- a CDS encoding diphosphate--fructose-6-phosphate 1-phosphotransferase, which encodes MLKHLTIIYCDIETTIYINEQRNKMQTKIVSSKITKTDVDWHLGHLRIMLSSDSTHGLNLKTFPVAVCRQFIDVNGNIVPINFSRNTTVINSQTFSEVASLFPNLTKKNTGILTVGDKLTTIPSGKRYAVLFSGGPAPGGHNVVNGIKKALGPNNTLFGVLKGPGGLIKGNLFELSDQLIESFLNKGGFNLLQTDRTKIKTDEQFQRVLDVINKNALDGIIIIGGDDSNTNAAILAEKAILWKQSGLLKKSCQIIGVPKTIDGDLRFGPILPGSSSVLPISFGFHTATMIYTLKVAGIQSDANSTDQMYHFVKLMGRSASHITLEVALKTHPAVTLIGEEIQAKNMSLSDIGLMIARTIVLRSKERLNHGVVLLPEGLIEFIPEIKSLIESISKILLANSIKVNLLPEEQQIQFVKDRLNPNQLKLINSFPPQVVSSLFNEKDPHGNLQVSTIPTETLIISTTKQALEMIKTNPSKYFGTAEGQLNISAEEQDEFIKNFKFVSREAFGGYEGRCADPSNFDSSYTYNLGLTTGSLLLNGYTGYMATISNLASGGDPIGLPLTELIHMEIRNSKPVPVIEKALINTETSEAFKYFASKRDEWSIIDPCMSPSPLIGDKATENRLPRSVQLDEKIGDPEHAHDYDLGTPRRIQLSTDLD